A stretch of DNA from Equus asinus isolate D_3611 breed Donkey chromosome 20, EquAss-T2T_v2, whole genome shotgun sequence:
CATAGCTGgctgcatttctttaaaaaaactggggccagcccggtggcacagcagttaagtgcgcatgttcctatttggcggcccagggttcaccggttcggatcccgggtgcggacatggcaccgctcggcaagccatgctgtggcaggcgttccacgtataaagtagaggaagatgggtacagatgtgagctcggggccagtcttcctcagcaaaaaagaggaggattggcagcagatgttagctcagggctaatcttcctcaacaaaaaaaaaagaagaagaaggtgggGAGGGACGTTACGGTGCAGACAGCCGATCACACATCCCAGCCAGGGGACCAAGTTGACATCACAGGGGTCAGTCGGTGGTGGCAGGACCTTGGGATGATGGGACGAAGAGGGCCCTTCACTCCGGGGCCCTCCTGGAACCCACCGCCCCAGCCGACCACGAGGAAACCCAGACAAACCCCGGCTCACatcacatcttcctctactttatatgtgggacgcctaccacagcatggcgtgccaagcggtaccatgtctgcacccgggatccgaaccggtgaaccccgggccactgagaatcAGAAtggcgcacttaactgctgcaccccgGGCGGCCCCCGTGGTGTCCCTCTGACAGCTCGTTGCTGCGTTTCACCCGAGCGTCTCGTCGAGACCCCACTCTGCGGGGTCCCCTCCACGTGAAGCCGTGTCTGGGCTTTGCtttcccctccaaaaaaagaaaaggcgtAGCGTTCGTTAGGTGACGGGAAGGCCGCCGGCCCGCGCTGGTGTCTGAGGATTTTCTGAGCCAATGACGGGGTGTCCGTGGTCCCAGCGATTCCTCTAACTAAACGCATTTCTCGCTGTTTTCTCGGATCTCCTCCCGCGGCTGGATTCGCGGCGCCTGGTGGCTGACTGACGCTCGCTCCCGCTGGTCCGCAGGCCGCTCCCGGAAGAGACGGGATCAGACTCCCCCGGCAGCCCCGAGGCCGACGCGTCCTGTAAGTTCCCCTAAGCGCAGAAGTGGGCGCACTCTTGCCAGGTCCttagaaatttctggaaaaatgtCGGAGGCCCTGCCTCTGGGGCGGACatcgggggcgggggagggctcCTCTGCTCCGAGGCCTACAGGAGAAGCAGCCACGGTGGCTGACAGATGCTGGGACACCGTCATGACGTTCTCATGCAGTGTGGCTGTGTGTCCTCGAGCTGGTTGCTCAGCTTCTCTGTGCTTCCaattcctcatctctgaaatacATGGAGTGAGCCTCCTGCAGGAGGGGCATGCGAGGATTAAACGAGGTGGTACGTTTAAAGTGGGCGGGGGGTGCCAGGCACAAAGTCAGCCCCGGGCACTCAGGGGGGCTCATGGCTCTGAGGTTCCAAAGCCCCAGACGTCGGGGACAGGCAGTCCCAGGCGGCCAGAGGAGGAAATGCCTTGATGGCCTCTCCTCGCCGAGCCCCGCTGAGGGCCCCTGCTCTGCCTGCATCTCCTTGGTGCAGCTCATCACAGTGCCCACCCTACAGGGGAAAGACTGACCAGAGAGGGACAGCCACgtccctgaggtcacacagcagtgcaTCCAGGactgcccacccctgccccacactGTGCCCGTGGACCAGGGAGGGGGGCCAGCTGGTCCCAGACGGTTGATCACATAGAGTGCCAGCCCTTCTTCAGGCCTGAGTGCATGGGCTCTGCCTGGGATTGTCACATCCCCGCAGGGTGACCTGGAGGAGTCCCTTCTCCGCTCTGGGCCTCCACATCCTATTTCTGAAAAATGAGGTGTATGTAGGAACAGTACCTTGCTTCCTGGGTGTGGCTGGCTGAATAACAGCCCCCAAAGATCCTGATCCTGGTTCCTGGAGCCTGTGACTGTCCCCTCACGTGGAAAAAGGGACCTTGAGATGGTTACTTTTTTGCGTCCACTTGGCTGGGCCACGGTACCCAGCTATGTGGTCAAACgctattctagatgtttctgctGAGGGCATTTTTTATACAACATTTACATTCAAATCGGTGGACTCTGGGTAAAGCAGAGGGCCCGCTGTAATGCGGGTGGGCCGCATCTAATCAGTCGAAGGCCTTCAGAGAAAAACGTCTCAGGTGTGATTTGTCCTGtccagctgtgaacctgtgagACACAGACAAGCtatctgcttccaaaatacatAGGTGGGACAGGCATAGGGGAGATATTCTCATTCCAGAAGGgagaaattggaaggaagaaaggatccGAGCGAGTCTGAAAGTCGGCAGGACAAACtccattggatttttttttttttttagggcaaATTCCATTCGATTTTAAGGCTGGAGAATAATCCTCTTTCGCTCCATGCTGTGTCCCCCAGGTCCGCATGGTGACATTACTGACGCCTTGCTTCCCCGCTAACGAGAAGTGTCACATCGACACTTTGTCTTACTGTCACCATGCTGTGACGGTAACAGAGGAAGAGAGCTCAATGTTATGATCGTCTCTGACCCGCTGCTCTGGGACAGggaaattcaaagaaaaggaaatatgaggAGCTGGTACATTTAATTGTCGATCAATGAACATCTTCCCGGGAGAGAGGGGCGGGACTGTCCTCCTGGTGTCTATTTTGTCCTCACTGGCTGTGGAGTGGGAGGCCGGCCTCTGGCCCTGGCGCTGGCTTTGGGGAGATGATGGCTTTCCCCCGACGTTGACCCCGAGGGGCCACCCCGGGAGGAGAAACCGCCTTTTTCTGGGAAACGAGAGTCCAGGCTAAGAGTCTTAGGAGGAAACAGTCGCGACCATGGGGgggtcccaccccaccccaccccacgcaGCTCCAGAGCCACCTGGAGGgtcctcttccctctgtgcctccGTTTGCGCATCCGGTAAAGCGGACAATCTCGGAACTCGCCACTGTGGGATGTCGTACGGTGGGGACATCAGAAGCCCCGGGGAGGCCTGGCCCGGCTTCCGTGATCCGTACATTTTATTGAAGACTTGAAGGTCCCAGAAATGGAAAAAGTAGGACGTGGGTGGGTGTTCTCTGCCAGCCGCGCCCGGAGGCGACAGTAACCGCAGACACCGGCCAGAGCGGGGCCGGCGCCCGGGGTCTAGCGGGCGGGTCGTCCATGCGACCTTGACCCGGCTCACCTCCCGCGAGCCccttttgcagatggggaaactgagtcaagcTCAGAGGCGCAAGGGGGCTCTGGACGAGCGGACGGTGACGGCGTGAATGTCCAGCACAAGAGGACGTCGCATGGCGGCCAGGGCGGAAAGTGGGgagtgggaaaaagaaagaaaagtcaccccgttttgtctgatttttctggtttttttttttttccccacagcccctcccaacACGTTGACCTTCAACGGGGCCCATCGGAAGCGCAAGACGCTGGTGGCGCCCGAGATCAACCTGTCCCTGGACCAGAGCGAGGGCTCGCTGCTGTCCGACGACTTCCTGGACACGCCCGATGACCTGGACATCAACGTGGACGACATCGAGACCCCCGACGAGACCGACTCGCTCGAGTTTCTGGGCAACGGCAACGAGCTGGAGTGGGAAGGTGAGGCCGAGGCCACCCACGGGAGCCGCCCGGAGCCTCCGGCCCCTCTGGCTCGGGGACGCGTGGGTTTTTCCCTGGGGACTTGGCTTTCTGAGACCGGAAGGGTCTGTCTCCAGCCGATTTGCCCAGAGTCGGCGGGGCGTCCACTCCGGGTGTCCACTGAGGGTCTGGGGGGTCTGGGGGGGACGGGCCGGGAAGAGACGGGGCCCACGGCACACGTGGCACAAAGACGGTGCTGGAAACCAGAGATGCGCCAGGGTCCCGGCGTCTGCACGTGGATGCTGGGAGCCAAAGGAGGAGGCgaggggacagggccgggggcggggggtcacCTTTTATTCCCAGTCTGGTGGGAAACTGCCAGGGGACCGACCGGATTGGGGTTCCCATCCTCGCTCCCTAGTGTAGCCTGGCGAGAGCGGGTGGCGGTGGTGGGGATCGGAGGCAGGGAGACCCCagaggaggaggcggcggtggcCTCGGGGATGGAAGGAACAGAGAGGGAACAGGAGGCAACCGGGACGCCTGCTCTGGGGGTCTGAGCAGCCAGGATGTGGCCGCACCGTTTCCTGAGGCGGGAAGACTGCAGGAAGGAAGGTGGGCAAGACGGGGACATTTTGAGTAGTTAAAAACctgagaagcccagagagggacagaATGCCCAAAAGGCCACACAGCGAGTCATTGGCAGAAACGGGGTCTACCCAGGTCGACCGCCTGACGTCCCCCGCGAGCACTTTCCTGTGTTCTGAAGTTTGAAAAAAGACCCGAGTTGTGATTTAGGCGTGATTTTTTGACTCCCAGAGCCGCCGTTTCCCCCAGCAGCATCCCCAGCCCCGCCACACGCCGTCAGTCGGCAAAGCGGAGGACAAAAGGGAGGTGCGGCCACGCGGCCACGGGCAGCGGAAGGAGGCGGGAGGCCGGGATGAGATGCCCGACTCAGGCGTCCCCTCTGTCACCCCACCCCCCGCCTGCTCCCAGATGACACGCCCGTGGCCGCCGCCAAGAACATGCCCGGGGACAGCGCGGATCTGTTCGGGGACGGCGCGGCCGAGGACGGCAGTGCGGCCAACGGACGGCTGTGGCGGACGGTGATCATTGGAGAGCAAGAACACCGCATCGACCTGCACATGATCCGGCCCTACATGAGGGTGGTGACCCACGGAGGTGAGACCGCGCCCCTCGGCCCCCTCCCGGCACCAGCTGGAGGCCGGTCAGTGgccctctctgaacctcggtCTCTTCTTCTGAGCCTCGGGGATGTTAAGCCCTGGTCTCGGGGAGGGCAGGGGGTAGGGTGAAACTTGCACGGGGCCGAGGCGTGGACCAGCGGGCACCGACGGGGTGGCCGGCGTCCCGGCTCTCTGCCCGTCTCTGCCTGGGGCCACCCACGGCCGCCTCTGCGCAGGGTACTACGGCGAGGGTCTCAATGCCATCATCGTCTTCGCCGCCTGCTTCCTCCCGGACAGCAGCTCCCCCGACTACCACTACATCATGGAGAACCTCTTCCTGTAAGTGGCTGTCCTCCGTCCCCGCCGGGCGGGCTGGCCCGCCGGCCGACCTCCATCCAGGTCCCCTGGTCACCACTATCAATTTCGGGGCCTTTACTATATGGCAGCCACGAGGCTGGGCGCTCCCCACCCTCCCCGGGACCCCACGGGGGAGGCGCCGTTGCCTCCCATTCTACAGTGCAGAgcccgaggcacagagaggttgggtcacttgcccaaggacacacaggcACAGATGGGGAACTCGAGGCTGAGAGCGAGGGGCAGGGTTTTTCTGGAGTCGCTCAGGAAGAGGCGGGGGACCGTCCGCCGTGGGTGCCTGTTTGGGGCCGGGGACACGGGTGCTCAGGCGTGAGAGCTGGGGCTCCCTGACGCTGGGCCCCGCCGGCCGGGTCCCCTCTCCTGCGGGCCCGGTGACCAGGTACGTCATCAGCAGTCTGGAGCTCCTGGTGGCCGAGGATTACATGATCGTGTACCTGAACGGGGCCACCCCGCGGCGGAGGATGCCTGGCATCGGCTGGCTGAAGAAGTGTTACCAGATGATTGACAGGAGGTGAGCCCGGCGGGGACCAGGGACCCCGAGCGCCGAGGTCGCTCTGAACGGTGGTGTGGCCGGAGCAAAGCCCCACGGACATTTATCCTTCCCCGGTTCTGGGAGCCAGAGTCCAAGATTGAGGGGTCAGCAGGGCCGGGGCCGAGGGGGCCGAGGAGGGGAATCTGCCCCATGTCACCACCAGCTTCGGGGCGCCACTGGCCGTCCTCGGCTCGTAGAAGTGTCACCCCGGCCTCTGCCTCCGTCTTCGCGTGGCCTTCTCCCTGCGTGTCTGTGTCTAAAGgtccccttttataaggacgccagtcacATTGGTTTAGGGCCACCCCCCCTCACCCCGGTGTGACCTCGCCTGAACTAATTTCTCCTGCAAGGACCCTCTTCCCGAATAAGGTCCCATCCTGAGGCCTAGGGGTTGGGACCTGAACGTATGACTTCAGGGCGGGGGGGACATATGAATTCAACATGACCGTAAGTGATACCCAGAACCGGGGCGCCCAGAAAAGCTTCCAGGACGGGGCGGCGGTGTGGCCACGCGGTTGACAGCTCAGACTCTGGATTAAGACTCGGGCGGGACCGGCCGTCAGCTCCCACGACCCTGCGAAGGCACCCAGCTTTGCGGAGGCTGCACGGCCGCCCCGGAAAACCGGGAGGAGCCTGGAGCCACTGGGAGCTCATCTTGCTTCCTGTGCCCCCCACGCAGATTGCGGAAGAACCTGAAGTCCCTGATCATCGTCCACCCGTCCTGGTTCATTCGCACCGTGCTGGCCATCTCCCGGCCTTTCATCAGGTGAGCGTCTAGAGCCCGTATCCAGACACCCTCGGGGgttgttgtgtcttttttttcttttttttttttttgaggaagattagccctgagctaacatctgctgccaatcctccatttttctttttttctttctttcttttttttttttttttttgctgaggaagactggccctgagctaacatccgtgcccatcttcctctactttatatgtgggacacctaccacagcatggcgtgccgagcggtgccatgtccgcacccgggatccaaagcagcaaaccccaggctgccaaagtggaacgtgcacacttaaccgctgtgccaccgggccggcccctctacctgacttttcttttactgtgacttgattattttattatttatcggGCCGTTATATTCTCTTGGCCTTATAGTTCTCATCCTTAGGGGAATTGATTTGACCTTGAAAAAAGTTGATTTTATGTATCACCAAAATTAGGTTGAAGTTGGTTTTTTTGGAATAACCGTGGGGCCGGTTCTGCTCTGTCCAGCCCCCGAGGGGCGCGGGGTGGAGGCTGGCATCGGGCAGGGCGAAAAGCTGGAGGGAAGATGCTCGGGGCGCCCTGGAATAGGGCGCGTGTGCGTTGCCGTGTGCCGTCTCTCCGTGTGGCTTGGGTGCCGCCCGCGGGCTGCGTCTCTGAcgcctgcctcctccccatcctgccAGCGTCAAGTTCATCAACAAAATCCAGTACGTGCACAGCCTGGAAGGCCTGGAGCAGCTCATCCCCATGGAACACGTGCAGATCCCGGACTGCGTGCTCCAGTAGGTGTCCCTGTGCCGTGGGAGCGCCACCCCCTCCGTCCCTAACACCCCCCGCGCTCCTCACGTCCCCGCTCAGCTAAACACGGCTGCCCGGGAACCAGGCGCGTTGGGAAAACAGCAGAACGGAAGCAAAAACAGGCGTATGTGAGATTAGAGAAGGCAGCGGCCCTGGGCATCTCGGGGGCCAGCGAGCCCCGGCCCCCGGCTcggttttataaataaagttttatcggcaCACAGCCACGCGCACCCATTGATGCGCCATCGGCGGCTGCTTTTGAGTTACAACTGAATTGAGTCGCGATGACCGAGACTGGCCTGCCAAGCCGGAAACATCCCCTCTtcggccctttacagaaaaactggcCTGATGGAGGGGTGTGTAGACCCGCCCACGTGGATGCGGGCCTTGCTTTATCAGGGCACGGTTCCATCGCTGATGCTGAACCGGCAAAAAGGGTCTGCCGAGTCGTGTCTACACCCGATGCTGGAATATGCCAACCAAGCAGGGGGCTTGTAAAGCGGCTACAGGGAACATAAAAGAGAGTGGCGGGCTGTCCTGTCGCCTCCACAGCCTGGCGTGTGTTCGGATGTGACGATGAGGTCGTGTCTGTTCCAGAGGGAAGGGAATTCCGGGCATGGGGAGAGGAGGGCTGCGCCCGACgtgcttttccttctcccttccaggTACGAAGAGGAGCGGCTCAAGGCCAGGAGAGAGAGGTCAGTGCAGGGGCTCCGTCAGGGCCGGGTCGGGGCTGGCGCTGAGCTGGGCCCAAATCCGGGGGGGCGACCGGCGGCTTTGGCTCAGCAGGGACCCATGTCATGCAAGCAGCACACGGCTCAAGCCCCTGCCCTTCCCTTGAGGGCTTGGCGTCCGACCCGGGTTCGAATCCAGGCTCCTCCATTTACCGACAGGTGACATTAGGCAAGTAAAAAGTTCATAGCCACCTTGGGCGTCATTGTGAGATCTCAGGAGCAATGGCAGCGATTGTGCCACTTGGGGAAAATGGTGGCTCCGTAAAGACTAATGACAGTAACCaggataatattaataataatatctccCTTTACAGAGGGGACACAAGCTCCTTACTCTCCCCTGGGAGACCCAGAAACACCCCTTTGCTATCTAATTGGCTCATTTTTCATTAGTGGTGTAACCATGAGaatccaaggctcagagagggcaagccatcccccaaggccacacagcaagtcgGTGAGAGAGTTGGGGCTTTTGGTGGGTCAAAAGCCTGTGTCgttgccaggccctgggccagcctAGTGGGAAACAGGTGAATAAGATGGAGTCCTGGTCCAGAAGGTTCTTCAAGTGGTGAAGGAGAGGCACGCCTCACCGAGCGAGGAAAATGGGTCCTGGAGCAGGGAGGGTGATGGCAGCAGATGAGACACGTAATGAGCAAAAGCATGGCGGCTTCACAGAGTCATTTAATGGTGACAGAGGCCAGACGAGCCATGGGCCAcctggggaggggggctggagggcgggcagGACTCACCATCCTGTGCCATTCGGggacttttcctccttctcttcctctctcttctctcgcttctccttcctcctctcctctctcttccttccttccttccttccatcctgtcttttttttaaaaaaaaattttatcctagtaaaatgcacataatgtaaaattcacCCTCTTAATCAATTTTAAGTGCCCAGCTCAGCGGCATGAAGCACATTCACACGGTTGTGCCACCATCCcctccatccgtctccagaactttccatctccccaaactgcagctctgtccccatgaaacactgactcccacccctcccccagcccctggccccccatccactttctgtctctgtggatgtggctcctctggggacctcctgtgagtggaccacacagtgtgtgtccctctgtgtctggctcacgTCACTGAGCATCACGTCCTCCAGGTCCGTCCACGTGGGAGCAGGTGTCAGGACCTCCTTCTTTTTcgtggctgcgtaatattccaggCTGTGGCTGGACCACGTTGTGTGTGTCCATCCTCCATCACTAGACACTCgcgttgcttccatcttttggctgcTGCGAATCACGCTGCTCTGAACACGGCTGTGCAAACATCCCTCCGTTCTTTGGGGTGTAGCCCCAGAAGTGGGATTCCGGATCACATGCTGGTTCTACTTTCAATCTGTCCAGGAACCGCTGGAGTGTTTTCCTCAGCGGCTGCTCCGTTTTCcattcccaccgacagtgcacgagggttccaatttctgcaCGTCCTCGCCACCCTTGTCATTGTCTGTTTTCATGACAGTCGCCCTCCTGACGGCTGTGAGGGGGGTCAGGTCTGTCTGTcttgctgctttttctcccttccttcctcccctctctctgtctgtctgtctctgtctctctgtctctctgtctttatctctgtccatctctctctgactttctgtctctgtctctgtctctgtctctccctgggTTACTCCCCTCCCCGTGCCAAGCCTCCGCTGGGGCCAGGAATAGAGGGATAAACAATACCGGCAGGGCCCACCCTTCGGGGACTGTGGCACCGGGAGGCGACAGCGTCCAGGGAACAAGAGTGCAGATGCCTTTTGGTGACCAGCTGAGAAATGGCTCAGGGCCTGCCCTCCCTGGCCCGCTCACACCCCCTTCCTCCAGCCGCCTCGTCTTCATTCACCCGGGTAACAGACACCTCCCTCCGTCCTCCGGGCCCCGCGCTTCCCGGGGGCAGCAAAGCCGTCTGCAGACGGCTCTCGGTGACCAGGGAGAGACTCCGCGGTCCACGCCGGCTTGTCATCCTCGTCACCTCTCTGTCCCCAGCGCCAGGCCGCAGCCCGAGTTCGTCCTGCCCAGGTCTGAAGAGAAGCCAGAGGCTGCGCCGGCGGACGACAGGTAAACGGGCAGGTGACCGCGGGCGACAGCGGACACCCCCAGGGGCTGCCAAGCCCCCTTGGAAGTTCCGATCGGAGCCATCGTGATGTCACCGCGTTTTCACGACCCCGATGTCGTCGTGACGAGGAAATGAGAACACGGGGGTCATCCGGCCAACACGGTGCCCTCTCCATCGTCGACGCTCAGCGTTGgggtcctccccctccccccctgAGCTGCCCCCCACGGGGGCCCCTCGCAGAGGCCGCGATTTCAATTTAAACTAATCAACGGCAAATAAAATTTGCAACTTGGCTCCTCGGCCCCCCTTGCCACGTGGTGGGGGCTTGGTGCTCCCGTGCTGACAGCCTGGACACGGGACGCGTGTGCCGTCGGAGCGACTTCCACGGACAGCGTGTCCCCGGGCCCCCTTTCCTCCTGCTCCTGAGCCTCCTcactcatttgttattttttgttgttgttgaggtgaCATTCACAGAAGGTGCCATGAAGCATTCTAAAGTGCTCGATTTGGTGGCATTTCGCGCATTCGCGATGCTGTGCAACAACCTTCCTTCTAGTTCTGGAACATTCCGTCACCCCAAAAAGAGACCCTGAACCCGTTAAGCGGTTGCTCCCGTTCGACCcctcccctcttcttttttttcagtccaGCAAATGTCTACTGAAAGTCTTTAGTGCCTGGGCCCGGGATGTGCAGATGGACACAGCGCGGCTCGGGCCCTCTCTCTCGCCTCCAGACCTGTGCTCTCTTCCCGTGGGGTCTGCCTCCTGCCTTTGACCCTTGTCATCCCCTCCTTGCCCTGCCcttgagctccctgagggcagtggctgcctctggggaccgtcccctccttctcctcctccttgcaGCCAGCACAGGCCACGCACAGGGACCTCGGGCCGCTAATGCGTCCGACAGACCAAGGTCTGCGCTCAGATGAAGGTTCCAGCTGGTGACCTTTGTGCAAGTTCCTGTGGGTGGGTCAGTGTCCCTGGGCTTAGGGGATGCCGAGCAACATTAGTGGTTTTGTTTTGCGTCAGTGAAGGGCCTCGGCCTGTCTCCTCGTGCCAGCCTGTCCCGGctcatttgttacacagcaggcACGCGCTGACGCCTGCCTGGTACCTGATGAAGACGAAGCCACGTCAGCCCTCCTGGGGCTCACGGCCAAGGTGCCAAAAATAGGCCAATAATGCTGAGTCTCCTTTGCTCTCCCACAGGTCTGCTCTGGGCGCGGAGGACCAGGAAACGAGGTGGGTGGGAAGCAGGATGAGCTTGCTCCTTATTTTGGAAATGTTCTCAGTGGAGCCCACCCAGGGACAGGTGCCCCATGATTTATCATCAGTGATGGAGATACGGCCCCAGGGAGTCAGGGAGACAGCGGTTCCCATGACAACAGGGCCTCTGCTGtgaatggttggatggatggatgaacagatggatggctgggtgggtgggtggttgggttgttggatggatggatgggtgtgtggatggatggagggatgggtggatgagtggatggatgagtggatggatgggtgcgtggatggatggatgggtgcgcggatggatggatggatggatggatggatggtggatggtggatggatggatggatggatggtgggtggatgggtggatggaagggtggatggatggatggatggaggatggatggatggatggatgggtgcgtggatggatggtggatggatgggtggatgggagggtggatggatggatggatggaggatggatggatggtggatggtggatggatgggtggatggtggatggatttgtggatggtggatggatggtagatggatgggtggatggatgggtgggtgggtggatggatgggtggatggatggtggatggatggtggatggatgggtggatggatgggtgggtggtggatggatgggtggatggatgggtggatggatggatggatggatgggtggatggatgggtgggtggatgggtgggtgggtgggtggatggtggatg
This window harbors:
- the ATCAY gene encoding caytaxin isoform X4, with product MGTTEATLRMENVDVKEEWQGEALPRPLPEETGSDSPGSPEADASSPPNTLTFNGAHRKRKTLVAPEINLSLDQSEGSLLSDDFLDTPDDLDINVDDIETPDETDSLEFLGNGNELEWEDDTPVAAAKNMPGDSADLFGDGAAEDGSAANGRLWRTVIIGEQEHRIDLHMIRPYMRVVTHGGYYGEGLNAIIVFAACFLPDSSSPDYHYIMENLFLYVISSLELLVAEDYMIVYLNGATPRRRMPGIGWLKKCYQMIDRRLRKNLKSLIIVHPSWFIRTVLAISRPFISVKFINKIQYVHSLEGLEQLIPMEHVQIPDCVLQYEEERLKARRERSALGAEDQETSMS
- the ATCAY gene encoding caytaxin isoform X3 is translated as MGTTEATLRMENVDVKEEWQGEALPRPLPEETGSDSPGSPEADASSPPNTLTFNGAHRKRKTLVAPEINLSLDQSEGSLLSDDFLDTPDDLDINVDDIETPDETDSLEFLGNGNELEWEDDTPVAAAKNMPGDSADLFGDGAAEDGSAANGRLWRTVIIGEQEHRIDLHMIRPYMRVVTHGGYYGEGLNAIIVFAACFLPDSSSPDYHYIMENLFLYVISSLELLVAEDYMIVYLNGATPRRRMPGIGWLKKCYQMIDRRLRKNLKSLIIVHPSWFIRTVLAISRPFISVKFINKIQYVHSLEGLEQLIPMEHVQIPDCVLQYEEERLKARRESARPQPEFVLPRSEEKPEAAPADDRSALGAEDQETSMS
- the ATCAY gene encoding caytaxin isoform X2, which translates into the protein MSRSHLCAFPIYNPLSGFGRRTREMCRFVSPSGRHLFPAPMGTTEATLRMENVDVKEEWQGEALPRPLPEETGSDSPGSPEADASSPPNTLTFNGAHRKRKTLVAPEINLSLDQSEGSLLSDDFLDTPDDLDINVDDIETPDETDSLEFLGNGNELEWEDDTPVAAAKNMPGDSADLFGDGAAEDGSAANGRLWRTVIIGEQEHRIDLHMIRPYMRVVTHGGYYGEGLNAIIVFAACFLPDSSSPDYHYIMENLFLYVISSLELLVAEDYMIVYLNGATPRRRMPGIGWLKKCYQMIDRRLRKNLKSLIIVHPSWFIRTVLAISRPFISVKFINKIQYVHSLEGLEQLIPMEHVQIPDCVLQYEEERLKARRERSALGAEDQETSMS
- the ATCAY gene encoding caytaxin isoform X1, producing MSRSHLCAFPIYNPLSGFGRRTREMCRFVSPSGRHLFPAPMGTTEATLRMENVDVKEEWQGEALPRPLPEETGSDSPGSPEADASSPPNTLTFNGAHRKRKTLVAPEINLSLDQSEGSLLSDDFLDTPDDLDINVDDIETPDETDSLEFLGNGNELEWEDDTPVAAAKNMPGDSADLFGDGAAEDGSAANGRLWRTVIIGEQEHRIDLHMIRPYMRVVTHGGYYGEGLNAIIVFAACFLPDSSSPDYHYIMENLFLYVISSLELLVAEDYMIVYLNGATPRRRMPGIGWLKKCYQMIDRRLRKNLKSLIIVHPSWFIRTVLAISRPFISVKFINKIQYVHSLEGLEQLIPMEHVQIPDCVLQYEEERLKARRESARPQPEFVLPRSEEKPEAAPADDRSALGAEDQETSMS